The following are encoded together in the Bos mutus isolate GX-2022 chromosome 3, NWIPB_WYAK_1.1, whole genome shotgun sequence genome:
- the NUF2 gene encoding kinetochore protein Nuf2, whose amino-acid sequence METLSFPRYNAAEVVVHIRNKILTGADGKNLSKNDLSPNPKPEVLHMIYMRALQIVYGIRLEHFYMMPVNSEVMYPHIMEGFLPVSNLFIHLDSFLPICRVNDFEIADILYPKAKRTTRFLSGIINFIHFREACRETYMEFLWQYKSSVDKMQQLNTAHQEALMKLERLDSVPVEEQAEFKQLSDDIQELQQSLNQEFRQKTIVLQEGNSQKKSDISEKTKRLNELKLSVVSLKEIQENLKTKIVDSPEKVKNYKEKMKDTVQKLKNSRQEVMEKYEIYRDSVDCLPSCQLEVQLYQKKIQDLADNREKLTTILKESLNLEDQIESDESELKKLKTEENSFKRLMIAKKEKLATAQFRINKKHEDVKQYKRTVIEDCNKVQEKRGAVYERVTTINQEIQKIKFGIQQLKDAAEREKLKSQEIFLSLKAALEKYHEGIEKATEDCHAKIDAKTAELKKKMFRTQPD is encoded by the exons ATGGAAACTTTGTCTTTTCCCAGATATAATGCAGCTGAAGTTGTGGTTCATATTCGAAACAAAATCTTAACAGGAGCCGATGGTAAAAACCTCTCCAAGAATGATCTTTCTCCAAATCCCAAG CCTGAAGTCTTGCATATGATCTACATGAGAGCTTTACAGATTGTATATGGGATCCGACTGGAGCATTTTTACATG ATGCCAGTGAACTCTGAAGTCATGTATCCACATATAATGGAAGGCTTCTTACCAGTCagcaatttgtttatccattt GGACTCATTTCTGCCCATCTGTCGGGTGAATGACTTTGAGATTGCTGATATTCTATATCCAa AGGCAAAACGGACAACTCGGTTTTTAAGTGGCATTATCAACTTTATTCACTTCCGAGAAGCATGCCGTGAGACATATATGGAATTTCTTTGGCAATAT AAATCTTCTGTGGACAAAATGCAGCAGTTAAATACTGCACACCAGGAGGCATTAATGAAATTGGAGAGACTTGA TTCTGTTCCAGTTGAAGAGCAGGCAGAGTTCAAGCAGCTTTCAGATGATATTCAGGAGCTGCAGCAATCGCTGAATCAAGAGTTTCGTCAAAAAACG ATAGTGCTGCAAGAGGGaaattcacaaaagaaatcaGATATTTCAGAGAAAACCAAGCGTttg AATGAACTAAAATTGTCAGTggtttctttgaaagaaatacaagagaatttgaaaacaaaaattgtggattctccagagaaagttaagaattataaagaaaaaatgaaagatacagTCCAGAAGCTTAAAAATTCCAGa caagaagtaatggaaaaatatgaaatctaTCGAGACTCTGTTGACTGCCTGCCTTCATGTCAACTGGAAGTACAGTTATatcaaaagaaaatacaggaCCTTGCagataatagagaaaaattaacCACTATCTTAAAGGAG AGCCTGAACTTGGAGGACCAAATTGAGAGTGATGAGTCAGAATTGAAGAAATTGAAGACTGAGGAAAATTCCTTTAAAAGACTGATGATtgcaaagaaggaaaaacttGCCACAGCACAGTTCAGAATAAATAAGAAGCATGAGGATGTCAAGCAGTACAAACGCACAGTGATTGA AGACTGTAATAAAGTTCAAGAAAAAAGAGGTGCTGTCTATGAGCGAGTAACCACAATTAATCAAGAAatccaaaaaattaaatttggaatTCAACAACTAAAAGATGCTGCTGAAAGAGAGAAACTGAAGTCTCAG